A section of the Telopea speciosissima isolate NSW1024214 ecotype Mountain lineage chromosome 3, Tspe_v1, whole genome shotgun sequence genome encodes:
- the LOC122654394 gene encoding protein RESTRICTED TEV MOVEMENT 3-like yields the protein MELFSIHSKEAIASRTIRDEPPTHFELRIKSFSLLSNSSLERYYSGDFEAGGYKWKLCLYPKGDKEENVEGHISLYLEMSETDSLSPGWEVHALLRFLVLDQRRDKYLTLQDAKGRVKRFRASKTQCGFNRLITLNQFNDPTNGYLVNDNCVFGAEVFVHKESVAGQGERLLMTAGPVSCNHTWKIQKFSELVNECHSSQVFTAGSHNWKVNLWPKGNAEGKGKSLSLFLELNDSTTTLLPGQGVYVEYQLRLMDQLNGKHMEYKLQHWFNESSKNWGMIRFLCLNSLRDPSKGYLVKDVCIIEAHLLLVGAIEKLGKKAE from the exons ATGGAGCTTTTCTCTATC CATAGT AAAGAAGCAATAG CGTCAAGAACAATAAGGGATGAACCTCCAACTCACTTCGAACTTAGGATTAAGTCATTTTCcttgctctcaaattcttcacttGAAAGATACTACTCTGGCGATTTTGAAGCTGGTGGATACAAATG GAAACTCTGTCTGTACCCGAAAGGAGACAAGGAAGAAAATGTGGAAGGGCACATCTCTCTCTACTTGGAAATGTCAGAGACAGACTCCCTATCCCCAGGTTGGGAGGTCCATGCCTTGCTCAGGTTCTTGGTCCTTGACCAACGTAGGGACAAATACTTGACACTCCAAG ATGCCAAAGGAAGAGTAAAAAGATTCCGTGCATCAAAAACTCAATGTGGGTTCAACAGATTAATTACCCTGAATCAATTCAATGACCCTACTAATGGATACTTGGTCAACGACAATTGTGTTTTTGGAGCTGAAGTATTTGTCCACAAAGAGAGTGTTGCGGGCCAAGGGGAGCGTCTGTTGATGACAGCCGGACCTGTCAGTTGCAACCACACCTGGAAGATACAGAAATTCTCTGAATTGGTTAACGAATGCCATTCCTCTCAAGTGTTTACTGCTGGTTCTCATAATTG GAAAGTAAATCTCTGGCCCAAAGGTAATGCTGAAGGGAAAGGCAAAAGCCTTTCTTTGTTCCTGGAGTTGAATGACTCCACAACAACCCTTCTTCCTGGCCAAGGAGTGTATGTGGAGTATCAATTGCGACTAATGGACCAGCTCAATGGCAAGCACATGGAATATAAAC TGCAGCACTGGTTTAATGAATCAAGTAAGAATTGGGGTATGATAAGATTTCTTTGTCTCAATAGTCTCAGAGACCCATCAAAGGGCTACTTGGTGAAAGATGTCTGCATCATTGAAGCACACCTTCTACTCGTTGGAGCAATTGAGAAATTGGGCAAGAAAGCAGAATGA